The proteins below come from a single uncultured Carboxylicivirga sp. genomic window:
- a CDS encoding 2-oxoacid:ferredoxin oxidoreductase subunit beta, producing MSEESQIKFTDFKSDQSVKWCPGCGDHAILNSVQKAMANLGYAKEEVAVISGIGCSSRFPYYMETYGFHTIHGRGSAIASGVKIANPHLHVWQITGDGDALAIGGNHFIHTIRRNVDLNVILFNNQIYGLTKGQYSPTSKRGFISKTSPFGTVESPFRPGELCIGARGHFFARCIDKDLKHSVEMMEEAAAHQGTSIIEVLQNCVIYNDKTHNAITDKVHSEDRTIKLEHGKPMVFGKDKNKGLMLDGLNLKVVTIGENGITEGDILIHDAHCEDTALHLKLADMEYPDYPVALGVIRAVKAPVYDQCVQSQLEEVQEISKIKSFNDLIHSGDTWDVD from the coding sequence ATGTCTGAAGAAAGTCAAATAAAATTTACTGATTTTAAAAGTGATCAGAGTGTGAAATGGTGCCCTGGCTGTGGCGACCATGCTATTCTTAATTCTGTTCAAAAGGCGATGGCTAATCTGGGGTATGCTAAAGAAGAAGTGGCGGTAATATCAGGTATTGGATGTTCATCTCGTTTCCCATATTACATGGAAACATATGGTTTTCACACTATTCACGGAAGAGGTTCGGCCATTGCTTCGGGTGTAAAAATAGCTAATCCTCATTTGCATGTTTGGCAAATTACCGGCGATGGAGATGCGCTTGCCATTGGAGGTAATCACTTTATTCATACTATCCGACGTAATGTTGATTTGAATGTTATTCTGTTCAATAATCAGATTTATGGATTGACCAAAGGACAATATTCACCTACTTCTAAACGTGGATTTATCTCAAAAACATCACCTTTCGGAACAGTAGAATCACCTTTTCGGCCCGGAGAATTGTGTATTGGTGCACGTGGTCATTTCTTTGCCAGATGCATTGATAAAGACTTAAAACATTCGGTTGAGATGATGGAGGAAGCTGCTGCTCACCAAGGAACTTCTATTATTGAAGTTCTGCAAAATTGCGTGATCTATAACGATAAAACACATAATGCCATTACCGATAAGGTACATTCCGAAGATCGTACCATTAAACTAGAACATGGTAAACCAATGGTTTTTGGTAAGGATAAAAATAAAGGGCTGATGTTGGATGGTTTAAATCTGAAAGTAGTAACTATTGGAGAGAATGGTATTACGGAAGGTGATATTTTAATTCATGATGCACATTGCGAAGATACCGCCTTGCACCTGAAACTGGCTGATATGGAATATCCCGATTATCCGGTTGCACTGGGTGTAATACGAGCCGTAAAAGCACCAGTATACGATCAATGCGTACAATCGCAATTAGAAGAAGTACAAGAGATAAGCAAGATAAAATCATTTAATGATTTGATACACTCGGGAGACACCTGGGATGTTGATTAA
- a CDS encoding 2-oxoacid:acceptor oxidoreductase subunit alpha translates to MGKRSKVIEKEEVVVRFSGDSGDGMQLTGTLFSYTSAIFGNDISTFPDYPAEIRAPQGTISGVSGFQIHFGHSEVYTPGDYCDVLVAMNPAALKANAKWMKPGGTIILDVDSCDEKNLAKAGYETDDPIIEDRLGDYNIVKAPITTLTKESLKDMGLDNKSILRSKNMYALGLVYWVFDRPLDHTKEYIQKKFKKNPLIVEANLKVLDDGYNYGNIIQAVTPSYHIHPADIKKGKYRNLSGNMAVAWGFLAAAEKSKLQLFLGSYPITPATEILQELSARKDLGVKVFQAEDEIAGICTAIGASFAGSLAITTTSGPGLALKGEAIGLAVMAELPIVIVNVQRGGPSTGLPTKTEQSDLMQALYGRNGESPAVVIAASSPTNSFDYAFYAAKVAVEHMTPVILLTDGFIANGTQPWLIPDLADWPEIIVPKVNESMKDWHAYQRDPEKLSRYWATPGTKGFEHRLGGLEKDAVSGAVSHDAMNHQKMVELREAKVQRVANNIPELEVIGNDDADLLVIGWGGTFGHLFTAYDELTHEGHNVALAHFNYIKPLPRNTKEVLKRYKKIVVCELNMGQFANYLTMNIPEFTYQKFNKVQGQPFTVVELKEHFKTLLEE, encoded by the coding sequence ATGGGTAAAAGATCAAAAGTTATTGAGAAAGAAGAAGTGGTTGTAAGGTTTTCTGGTGATTCCGGTGACGGAATGCAATTAACTGGTACCTTATTCTCATACACTTCAGCCATTTTTGGGAATGATATTTCTACATTCCCCGATTATCCCGCCGAAATCAGAGCCCCGCAAGGTACTATTAGTGGAGTATCAGGCTTTCAGATTCATTTCGGACATTCAGAAGTTTATACTCCTGGCGATTATTGCGATGTATTAGTTGCGATGAATCCGGCTGCCTTAAAAGCTAATGCTAAATGGATGAAACCCGGAGGTACGATTATACTGGATGTGGATAGTTGTGATGAGAAAAATCTTGCAAAGGCCGGATATGAAACCGATGATCCAATTATAGAAGATCGTTTGGGAGACTATAATATTGTTAAAGCACCTATTACTACTTTAACTAAAGAAAGTTTAAAGGACATGGGGCTTGATAATAAAAGTATACTCCGAAGCAAAAATATGTATGCTTTGGGCTTGGTATATTGGGTTTTCGATCGCCCTCTGGATCATACAAAGGAATATATTCAAAAGAAATTTAAGAAGAATCCGTTAATTGTTGAAGCCAACCTAAAAGTGTTGGACGATGGATATAACTACGGTAATATTATACAAGCTGTAACACCATCTTATCACATTCATCCGGCTGATATTAAAAAAGGAAAGTACCGTAATCTAAGCGGAAATATGGCTGTGGCATGGGGTTTTTTGGCTGCTGCCGAAAAAAGTAAACTTCAGTTATTTTTGGGCTCGTACCCTATTACACCTGCAACTGAAATACTGCAGGAATTAAGTGCACGTAAAGATTTAGGAGTAAAAGTATTTCAGGCCGAGGACGAAATAGCGGGTATTTGTACAGCTATAGGTGCAAGTTTTGCCGGTAGTTTAGCCATTACTACCACTTCAGGACCTGGTTTGGCTTTGAAAGGTGAGGCTATTGGTTTAGCGGTAATGGCCGAGCTTCCTATTGTAATTGTTAACGTTCAGCGAGGTGGGCCTTCAACTGGTTTACCAACCAAAACGGAACAATCGGATTTGATGCAAGCACTTTACGGACGTAATGGAGAAAGCCCTGCCGTGGTGATAGCGGCAAGTTCGCCAACCAATAGTTTCGATTATGCTTTTTATGCAGCTAAAGTAGCGGTTGAGCATATGACTCCGGTTATATTATTAACCGATGGATTTATTGCCAACGGTACACAACCTTGGTTGATCCCTGATTTAGCTGATTGGCCTGAAATTATAGTGCCTAAAGTTAATGAGAGTATGAAGGACTGGCATGCTTATCAGCGTGATCCTGAGAAATTATCTCGTTATTGGGCTACTCCCGGAACCAAAGGATTTGAGCATCGTTTGGGCGGCTTGGAGAAAGATGCAGTTTCAGGTGCTGTTTCGCACGATGCCATGAATCATCAGAAAATGGTGGAGCTGCGTGAGGCTAAAGTGCAGCGTGTTGCCAATAATATCCCTGAATTGGAAGTGATTGGCAATGACGATGCCGACCTGTTGGTGATTGGATGGGGAGGTACATTCGGACATTTATTCACAGCATATGATGAATTAACTCACGAAGGACATAATGTGGCTTTGGCTCACTTTAACTATATCAAGCCGCTTCCACGAAATACCAAAGAGGTATTGAAGCGCTATAAAAAGATAGTAGTTTGTGAATTAAACATGGGGCAATTTGCCAATTATCTTACCATGAATATCCCTGAATTTACGTACCAGAAGTTTAATAAAGTACAAGGGCAGCCATTTACGGTAGTTGAATTGAAAGAACATTTTAAAACATTGCTGGAGGAATAG
- a CDS encoding gamma carbonic anhydrase family protein, whose protein sequence is MALIKEVRGFTPKFGNNVFLAENATIVGDVEIGDDCSIWFNAVLRGDVNTIKIGNKVNIQDGSVLHTLYQKSTIEIGDNVSVGHNVTIHGAKIEDNVLIGMGATVLDHVVVGHNSIIAANSLVLTGTQVEPNSVYAGVPAKKVKDIEPEQTKEMINKIANNYLMYSGWYKEEK, encoded by the coding sequence ATGGCATTAATTAAAGAAGTAAGAGGATTTACCCCGAAATTTGGTAACAATGTGTTTTTAGCAGAGAATGCTACCATTGTAGGTGATGTAGAAATTGGTGATGACTGCAGCATTTGGTTTAATGCAGTATTGCGAGGTGATGTTAACACTATTAAAATTGGTAACAAAGTAAATATCCAGGACGGATCAGTATTACATACCCTTTATCAGAAATCTACCATCGAAATTGGAGATAATGTTTCGGTAGGTCATAACGTAACTATTCACGGTGCAAAAATTGAAGATAACGTACTTATCGGAATGGGAGCAACAGTCTTAGACCATGTGGTAGTTGGGCACAACTCAATTATAGCAGCCAATTCGTTAGTCCTGACCGGTACTCAGGTTGAACCTAACAGCGTTTATGCAGGAGTTCCAGCTAAAAAAGTAAAGGACATTGAACCTGAACAAACCAAAGAAATGATTAATAAAATTGCCAACAATTACTTAATGTACTCAGGTTGGTATAAAGAGGAGAAGTAG
- the murI gene encoding glutamate racemase, giving the protein MTNFGPIAVFDSGYGGLTVLDKIIKYLPQYDYIYLGDNARTPYGTRSFEVVYEYTLQAVQRLFAMGAHLIILACNTASAKALRNIQQKDLPNIDPDRRVLGVIRPSAEKVGDLSASGHVGILGTSGTVQSESYVMEINKFFPDFKVVQEACPMWVPLVENNEFDKPGADYFVKKHVENILGQDTRIDTIILGCTHYPLLEPKIANFLPEGVKVVGQGEIVAESLKGYLSRHPEMDRKCSKNGSVRFYTTESVEKFKQTAGIFFDGEINVEKIHL; this is encoded by the coding sequence ATGACGAATTTTGGTCCTATTGCTGTTTTTGATTCAGGTTATGGAGGATTAACCGTACTAGATAAAATCATTAAATATCTTCCTCAGTACGATTATATTTACTTAGGTGACAATGCCAGAACCCCTTATGGAACACGTTCGTTTGAAGTAGTATATGAATATACATTGCAAGCAGTACAACGTTTGTTTGCAATGGGTGCTCATTTAATAATATTAGCATGTAATACCGCATCAGCCAAAGCGCTTAGAAATATTCAGCAGAAAGATTTACCCAATATAGATCCAGATAGAAGAGTATTGGGAGTAATTCGTCCAAGTGCCGAAAAGGTTGGTGATTTAAGTGCCTCGGGCCATGTTGGTATATTAGGAACCAGTGGTACAGTACAATCAGAGTCTTATGTGATGGAGATTAATAAGTTTTTTCCTGATTTTAAGGTTGTACAAGAGGCTTGCCCGATGTGGGTGCCTTTAGTTGAGAATAATGAATTTGATAAACCGGGAGCCGATTATTTCGTGAAAAAACATGTTGAGAATATACTTGGTCAAGATACTAGAATTGATACCATCATCCTAGGTTGTACTCATTATCCCCTTTTAGAGCCGAAGATTGCAAATTTTTTACCAGAAGGGGTCAAGGTTGTTGGGCAAGGCGAAATTGTTGCAGAGAGCTTAAAAGGGTATTTATCTAGGCATCCCGAAATGGATCGTAAATGCTCAAAAAATGGATCGGTACGTTTTTATACTACCGAGAGCGTGGAAAAATTTAAACAAACAGCCGGTATCTTTTTTGATGGAGAAATAAATGTTGAGAAAATACATTTATAG
- a CDS encoding OmpH family outer membrane protein, with the protein MKLVKVFVVIAAIAFSGKTFAQELKFGHIDVQKVLSELPAKIEADKTLQAEATKLQNQLQVMQSELEKMYTDYVSQRDSLPDLIRATKEKEMQDKDQRLQQYQQMASQEIEKKNQQLLAPIVEKLQKAIDEVGQEQGLIYIFNLSAQAVVYHSDKSIDVADLVKAKFNAQ; encoded by the coding sequence ATGAAATTAGTAAAAGTATTCGTCGTAATCGCTGCAATTGCTTTTTCAGGAAAGACATTTGCTCAGGAACTAAAGTTTGGTCATATTGATGTTCAAAAAGTTCTTTCTGAATTGCCTGCAAAAATTGAGGCAGATAAAACACTACAAGCAGAAGCAACAAAATTGCAAAACCAGTTGCAGGTTATGCAAAGCGAGTTAGAAAAAATGTACACTGATTATGTGTCGCAACGAGATAGTTTACCTGACTTAATCCGTGCAACTAAAGAAAAAGAGATGCAGGATAAAGATCAACGTTTGCAACAATATCAGCAAATGGCATCTCAAGAAATTGAAAAGAAAAACCAACAATTGTTAGCTCCTATTGTTGAAAAACTACAAAAAGCAATTGACGAAGTCGGTCAAGAACAAGGTTTGATTTACATCTTTAACTTAAGCGCTCAGGCTGTAGTTTATCATTCAGATAAAAGTATTGATGTGGCAGATTTAGTTAAGGCTAAATTCAATGCACAGTAA
- a CDS encoding OmpH family outer membrane protein has product MNKIVGLLSLIFIASFTVKAQQPMKFGHLNSSELMAAMPELKALQEQIDSEFKVKEDQLAVMQQELQKKQQEYQTNASALTPEQRQAKEQEMMELNQKVQNYYMLAQQQMQAKQQELMAPIMQKFQAAIQEVGDEQGFLYIFDLASRVPLFNSEKSVDVTPFVKEKLGIQ; this is encoded by the coding sequence ATGAATAAGATAGTAGGATTATTATCGCTGATTTTCATTGCCTCTTTTACAGTAAAGGCACAGCAACCAATGAAATTCGGACACTTAAATTCGAGTGAGTTAATGGCTGCAATGCCTGAGTTAAAAGCCTTGCAGGAACAAATAGACTCAGAATTTAAAGTAAAAGAAGATCAGCTAGCTGTAATGCAGCAAGAATTACAAAAAAAACAGCAGGAATATCAAACAAATGCTTCTGCCTTAACTCCGGAACAGCGTCAAGCAAAGGAGCAAGAAATGATGGAATTGAATCAAAAGGTGCAAAATTATTATATGTTGGCACAGCAGCAAATGCAGGCTAAGCAGCAGGAATTAATGGCACCAATTATGCAAAAATTTCAAGCTGCTATTCAAGAGGTAGGAGATGAGCAAGGTTTCTTATATATATTTGATTTAGCATCAAGAGTACCATTATTTAATTCAGAAAAAAGTGTTGATGTTACTCCTTTTGTTAAGGAAAAATTAGGCATCCAGTAA
- a CDS encoding OmpH family outer membrane protein → MKNILVVALLLVSSLVSAQKYAFVDSEYILRNIPAYEAANEQLNELSNKWQKEIETRYQEVSQLYQAYQTENVFLSSEMKVKRENEIVEKEKQAKQLQQSYFGQEGELFKRRESLVKPIQDDIFNAITEIATDNNYVAVFDKASGMGIMYVDPKQDISDKVLVKLGYKSE, encoded by the coding sequence ATGAAAAATATTTTAGTAGTCGCCTTACTACTGGTGTCCAGTTTGGTAAGTGCACAAAAGTATGCATTTGTTGATTCGGAGTATATACTTCGTAATATACCAGCCTATGAGGCTGCAAATGAGCAATTAAACGAATTGTCAAATAAATGGCAAAAGGAAATTGAGACGCGTTATCAGGAAGTGTCTCAACTTTATCAGGCCTATCAAACGGAAAATGTTTTTCTTTCAAGTGAAATGAAAGTTAAACGTGAAAATGAGATAGTTGAAAAGGAAAAGCAAGCCAAACAGCTACAGCAATCTTACTTTGGGCAAGAAGGTGAATTGTTTAAAAGAAGAGAATCTTTGGTAAAACCCATTCAAGATGATATATTTAACGCCATAACCGAGATTGCTACGGATAATAACTATGTGGCTGTTTTTGATAAAGCATCGGGTATGGGAATCATGTATGTTGACCCAAAACAAGATATTAGTGATAAAGTTTTGGTGAAACTTGGATATAAAAGTGAGTAA
- the bamA gene encoding outer membrane protein assembly factor BamA, translating to MKGLYHYKYLLILVFLLTTNYIVGQEVPNISYSGTPKRYEISSIEVVGVENLDPKILVNISGLRVGQEITVPGDEVSEAIRRYWNHGLFSDVKIRAKHIEGRKIDLEIYLQERPRLSEMTFYGLKKNEIETVKEKVAMMKGSQVTPYLIARAEKYIAGYFHEKGFYNTEVNIVQKDDISQANHVKLEIHVDKKDKVKVNSLIFEGNEVLTDAKLNRAMKKTNAKGKIKNFFRTKKFIKEKYDEDLVAIIDKYNELGHRDARIVSEEVVRNIEENTVDVKIKVEEGNKYYFGDITWVGNTIYLSDYLSYKLRIKKGDVFNQKLLSERLTDDEDAVSNEYMDKGYLFSSINPVEVSVQGDTIDLEMRIYEGQQASINNVIIRGNTKTHEHVVRREIRTKPGQLFSKSELIRTVRELSQLGHFDPENIQPDVQPNQDDGTVDLVYQLEERANDQIELSGGWGAGMFVGSLGLKFTNFSMRNIFNGEAWRPLPTGDGQTLALRAQTNGKYYQSYSISFTEPWLGGKKPNSLSVSMYHSIQTGVSSSYYNPYYSTGGGYPGYGNANTDQHMNISGVSVGFGKRLRWPDDWFTLYTEASYQRYDLLDWNYFIMQNGISNNLNFKVVLSRRSIDNPIYTRRGSDFSVGVEFTPPWSMFSDKDWSNPNISDEERYQKIEYHKWTFKGAVFKPIDNIEKLVVMGKMEMGYLGYYNKYLQSPFEKFILGGDGMSGYSMYGSETIGLRGYENSSLTPYNSSGSYDGNIYNKLTLELRYPLALQPSATVFALGFLEAGNAWSQYEDFNPFELKRSAGVGLRIFLPIFGLMGIDWGYGFDESPYRKNAGGSQFHFVIGQSF from the coding sequence ATGAAAGGTTTATACCACTATAAGTACTTATTGATTTTAGTTTTTCTGCTGACAACAAATTATATTGTCGGTCAGGAAGTTCCTAATATATCGTACTCAGGAACACCAAAACGCTACGAAATATCCAGTATTGAAGTAGTTGGTGTTGAAAATTTAGATCCTAAAATTCTTGTTAATATTAGTGGATTGCGTGTTGGGCAAGAAATTACTGTGCCTGGAGATGAAGTATCAGAGGCAATTCGTAGATATTGGAATCATGGACTATTTTCTGACGTAAAAATAAGGGCTAAACATATCGAAGGCAGAAAAATTGATCTCGAAATATATCTGCAGGAAAGGCCCCGTTTATCTGAGATGACCTTTTATGGATTGAAAAAAAATGAGATCGAAACGGTGAAAGAAAAAGTAGCAATGATGAAAGGTTCACAAGTTACTCCCTATCTGATTGCTCGTGCCGAAAAATATATTGCTGGTTATTTTCATGAAAAAGGTTTTTATAATACAGAAGTTAATATTGTTCAAAAAGATGATATTAGTCAAGCCAATCATGTTAAGCTCGAAATACATGTAGATAAGAAAGATAAAGTAAAAGTTAACTCTCTTATTTTTGAAGGAAACGAAGTTCTGACAGATGCGAAGCTGAACAGAGCAATGAAAAAAACCAATGCAAAAGGTAAAATAAAGAACTTTTTCCGCACCAAGAAGTTTATCAAAGAAAAATATGACGAGGATCTTGTTGCAATTATTGATAAATACAACGAGCTAGGTCATCGTGATGCACGTATCGTCTCTGAAGAAGTGGTGCGCAATATCGAAGAAAATACGGTTGATGTAAAAATAAAGGTAGAAGAAGGTAATAAATATTATTTTGGTGATATTACCTGGGTTGGAAATACTATCTACTTAAGTGATTATCTGTCATATAAATTAAGAATTAAAAAAGGTGACGTTTTTAATCAAAAGCTTTTGAGCGAGCGATTAACAGATGATGAAGATGCTGTTTCTAATGAATACATGGATAAAGGTTATCTGTTTTCAAGTATAAATCCTGTAGAAGTTAGTGTTCAAGGTGATACTATTGATCTGGAAATGAGGATATATGAAGGACAACAAGCTAGTATTAATAATGTAATTATCAGAGGTAATACTAAAACTCATGAACATGTTGTTCGTCGCGAAATCAGAACAAAACCTGGACAGTTGTTTAGTAAATCTGAATTAATCCGTACCGTTAGAGAGTTATCTCAATTAGGTCATTTCGATCCAGAAAATATTCAACCTGATGTTCAACCAAATCAGGATGATGGTACTGTAGATCTTGTATATCAGTTAGAAGAACGTGCTAATGACCAGATTGAATTATCTGGAGGATGGGGAGCCGGAATGTTTGTTGGTTCTTTAGGTCTGAAATTCACGAACTTCTCAATGAGAAATATTTTTAACGGTGAAGCTTGGAGACCTCTTCCAACTGGTGATGGACAAACACTTGCATTGAGAGCACAAACCAATGGTAAGTACTACCAATCATATAGTATCTCATTTACCGAACCTTGGTTAGGAGGTAAGAAACCAAACTCGTTGAGTGTTTCAATGTATCACTCGATTCAAACAGGAGTAAGTAGTAGTTATTATAATCCTTATTATTCTACTGGTGGAGGGTATCCCGGTTATGGAAATGCCAATACAGACCAACACATGAATATCTCAGGGGTGTCGGTCGGATTTGGAAAAAGGCTTCGATGGCCAGATGACTGGTTCACTCTTTATACCGAGGCAAGTTATCAGCGCTACGATCTGCTCGACTGGAATTATTTTATTATGCAAAATGGAATTTCCAACAACTTAAACTTTAAAGTTGTGTTGAGTCGACGGTCCATTGACAACCCGATTTATACTCGTAGAGGTTCCGACTTTTCTGTGGGAGTAGAATTTACTCCACCTTGGTCGATGTTCTCTGATAAAGATTGGTCGAATCCAAATATTTCTGACGAGGAGCGGTACCAGAAAATTGAATATCACAAGTGGACGTTCAAAGGTGCAGTCTTCAAACCCATTGATAATATTGAAAAGTTAGTTGTAATGGGTAAAATGGAAATGGGATATCTTGGTTACTATAATAAATATTTACAATCCCCATTTGAAAAGTTCATTCTTGGAGGTGATGGAATGTCGGGATATAGTATGTATGGAAGTGAGACTATAGGACTGCGGGGGTATGAAAATTCTTCGTTGACTCCATATAATTCCTCCGGATCGTATGATGGTAATATTTATAATAAATTAACACTTGAACTTAGGTACCCACTGGCCTTACAGCCATCGGCCACTGTGTTTGCGCTCGGATTCCTGGAGGCAGGTAATGCGTGGAGTCAGTATGAAGATTTTAATCCATTCGAACTCAAACGATCCGCGGGTGTTGGTTTACGAATATTCTTGCCTATATTTGGATTGATGGGAATTGATTGGGGTTACGGGTTTGATGAGAGTCCATATCGTAAGAATGCTGGAGGTAGTCAGTTCCACTTTGTTATAGGTCAAAGTTTCTAG
- a CDS encoding isoprenyl transferase, giving the protein MSVKDQLIKDKLPKHIAIIMDGNGRWAKKRGNSRMFGHKHGVATVREITEASAELGIQYVTLYAFSTENWSRPKIEVDALMSLLVSTISSETKTLMKNNVKLNVIGCKSNLPNSVQKRLDDCIEETSVNTGLTLTLALSYSSRWEILEAVKTIIADAESNKIDVNQLDEATFGSYLATTGIPDPELMIRTSGEQRISNFLLWQLAYSELYFSDILWPDFTSEDYFRAILDFQQRERRFGKTGDQIKK; this is encoded by the coding sequence ATGTCAGTAAAGGACCAACTGATAAAAGATAAATTACCAAAGCATATTGCCATTATCATGGATGGTAATGGGCGATGGGCAAAAAAAAGAGGAAATTCTCGTATGTTTGGCCACAAACATGGAGTTGCTACTGTACGTGAAATTACAGAAGCTTCGGCTGAACTAGGAATTCAATATGTAACACTTTATGCTTTTAGTACTGAAAATTGGAGTAGACCCAAAATAGAGGTGGATGCTCTGATGAGTTTATTGGTTTCAACAATTAGCTCCGAAACTAAAACATTAATGAAAAATAATGTAAAACTCAATGTAATTGGATGTAAAAGTAATTTACCCAATAGTGTTCAGAAACGTTTGGATGATTGCATTGAAGAAACGTCTGTTAATACAGGTTTAACTTTAACTTTAGCTTTGAGCTATAGCTCTCGTTGGGAGATACTTGAAGCAGTTAAAACTATTATTGCAGATGCTGAGTCTAATAAAATTGATGTTAATCAACTTGATGAGGCTACATTTGGTTCTTATCTAGCTACGACAGGAATACCTGATCCAGAGTTAATGATTAGAACAAGTGGCGAACAAAGAATAAGTAATTTCTTATTATGGCAATTAGCTTATTCAGAGTTGTATTTTAGTGATATTTTATGGCCTGATTTTACCAGTGAGGATTATTTCAGAGCCATACTTGATTTCCAGCAGAGAGAACGACGTTTTGGAAAAACTGGTGATCAAATTAAAAAATGA
- a CDS encoding DUF6089 family protein, with the protein MTGVKKRLVKDINFRVKLNSIRSNTKMLLCIHVIFFMLGNKLYAQDRIELGGFLGTSYYFGDLNPSKQFYKPHLAIGGIGRYAYSDRIAFKGSLILGNISGDYTDENLNYKDLRPDDQQIGRPEYDFSRTIADASVQAEFNFLSYDHKYLSNTNFTPYISVGLGTMIYSRVDRDDENLTSKPTFILSLPFGAGIKYKVNKWVRVGAEWSFRKTFVDDLDYDGPGEIDPSNPYGGESTWTHNNDWVSFAGVYITVSMFRRKSTCNGGY; encoded by the coding sequence GTGACAGGAGTTAAAAAACGACTTGTGAAGGATATTAACTTTCGGGTAAAACTCAATTCCATTAGAAGTAACACTAAAATGTTGCTTTGTATACATGTGATTTTTTTTATGCTAGGAAATAAATTGTACGCGCAGGATAGAATCGAGTTAGGTGGTTTTTTAGGAACTTCGTATTATTTTGGCGATTTAAATCCATCAAAACAATTTTATAAACCGCATTTAGCAATAGGAGGTATTGGACGATATGCATATAGCGATCGAATTGCATTTAAAGGTTCTTTAATTTTGGGAAATATTAGTGGCGATTATACAGATGAGAATTTAAATTATAAAGATTTGCGGCCTGACGACCAGCAGATAGGAAGACCTGAATATGATTTTAGTCGAACAATTGCTGATGCATCTGTTCAGGCAGAATTTAATTTTTTATCATATGATCATAAGTATCTGTCAAATACTAACTTTACACCATATATTTCAGTTGGCTTAGGTACAATGATTTACAGTAGAGTTGATCGTGATGATGAAAATCTTACTTCTAAACCAACTTTTATATTATCTTTGCCATTCGGTGCTGGAATAAAGTATAAGGTAAATAAGTGGGTTAGAGTTGGAGCAGAGTGGTCATTTCGAAAAACATTTGTGGATGATCTTGATTATGATGGGCCTGGAGAAATTGATCCATCAAATCCTTATGGCGGTGAAAGCACCTGGACACATAATAATGATTGGGTTTCTTTTGCAGGAGTTTATATTACTGTAAGTATGTTCAGACGTAAATCTACTTGCAACGGAGGCTACTAA